From Anaerococcus urinomassiliensis:
ATATCTTGGCTATGAGGCTCCAGATGGAAATATGATTTCATCTGTATATATAAAATATTTGCCAGATAATTCTGGTATTAAGGTAAATATTAGCACACCAGCAAATATTACCCAAATAACCAATGGCCAATACACAAATGCTGCTATAACAGCTGGCATTACAGATGCAGACATATTTGTGGCAAGTCCAACACCAGTTACCGGTGAATCTGCCTTAGTTGGTGTTTACAAGGCCCTTGAAGAAAAGGGACAAGAAATCGACCCACAAAGGGCGAAAGTTGCTCAAGAAGAGCTTGAAACCGTAACAGAGATTGCAAAAGAAAACAAAGACAAAATTGATTTTGATCCTAAAGAGCTTGATAAGCTAGTAATTGAAGTAAAACAAAAATTAGCCAGCCACAAGGAAGAAACTGGCCAAAGTGCATCAACTGAACAGATAGGTATATACATCAACGATGCATTAAAAAATCTCAACCTTGAAAATATTTTAAGCGATAACAATATAAATATTTTAATAAATTATTTTGATAAATACCAAGACTCATCAGCTATTGATAGTAAAGAAGTAAAGGAAAATCTTATTAAATTTGGCAACGAACTAGCAAATAATGCCAACGAGTTTTATAAAAATAATAAGGATTCAATTGATGATGTAGTCAACCAAGCCCAAGAAAGTGGTTTGCTTGATTCAATCCTAGACTTTTTTAGGTCAATTGTAAACTCTATAGCAAATTTATTTTCATCAAATAATTAGACAAAAAAAATCCAGACTCTCAAATGAGGTCTGGATTTTGCTATTGTACTATTCTTTTTATAGAGATTGGATTTCTAATAGGACTTATTATAATTCCAACTCTTGGGCTAGATGCGTGGATCATATTGCCATTGCCATCAGCCATAGCAACGTGGGTGATGTTATTAAGGCTTGTTCCAAAAAATACTAAGTCCCCAGCTTGTTCTTGGCCAAATGGAATTTCTACTCCATATCTTTGTTGGCTTTGAGCAAAATGTGGCAACTCTATGCCTATTTGCCTATAGATTTGCATGGTAAAACCGGAACAATCTATACCGTTTGTAAGGGATACGCCACC
This genomic window contains:
- a CDS encoding DUF1002 domain-containing protein; the protein is MKKRLIALLCAFALVIPSLAFAAGKDKNDVIYGVALDDKKQEQMNDVFGIKAGDANTNFSSVNGKDLEKYLGYEAPDGNMISSVYIKYLPDNSGIKVNISTPANITQITNGQYTNAAITAGITDADIFVASPTPVTGESALVGVYKALEEKGQEIDPQRAKVAQEELETVTEIAKENKDKIDFDPKELDKLVIEVKQKLASHKEETGQSASTEQIGIYINDALKNLNLENILSDNNINILINYFDKYQDSSAIDSKEVKENLIKFGNELANNANEFYKNNKDSIDDVVNQAQESGLLDSILDFFRSIVNSIANLFSSNN